Proteins co-encoded in one Spirosoma endbachense genomic window:
- a CDS encoding DUF268 domain-containing protein has translation MIGRIIKIGSQIVWGGIKATPDYINDYFKLKKQLDGHSDFPILSYYPAIFDRYAESGELIKHYFLQDLYVAQRIFRNNPVKHMDIGSRIDGFVGHVAAYRPIEIIDIRPLTRSIPNVSFRQADLMNLPTDLIHSTDSISALHAIEHFGLGRYGDPIDANGHIKALDNIRQIIKPGGTFYFSSPIGPQGIVYNAHRVFSIAYLVQLFEPHYTIERFSYIDDNEQFFENVDWRTQSAQTNFGCVYGCGIFEMTRRID, from the coding sequence ATGATTGGACGTATTATTAAAATCGGTTCACAAATTGTTTGGGGCGGCATCAAAGCAACCCCTGATTACATAAATGATTATTTTAAGCTCAAAAAGCAACTTGACGGCCATTCAGATTTTCCTATTCTCAGCTACTACCCTGCTATTTTTGACCGATACGCCGAAAGTGGTGAGCTTATAAAGCATTATTTTTTACAAGACCTGTATGTAGCACAGCGGATCTTCAGGAATAATCCTGTCAAGCATATGGATATTGGCTCCCGAATCGATGGATTTGTTGGGCATGTTGCGGCCTATCGGCCTATTGAAATTATCGATATTCGGCCATTGACCCGTAGTATTCCCAATGTCAGCTTCCGGCAGGCCGATTTAATGAATCTGCCGACCGACCTTATACACTCGACTGATTCTATTTCGGCCCTCCACGCCATCGAGCATTTTGGCCTGGGACGTTACGGAGACCCTATCGATGCAAACGGCCACATTAAAGCGTTAGATAATATCCGACAGATTATTAAACCGGGTGGAACGTTCTATTTTTCATCACCTATTGGTCCACAAGGCATCGTTTATAACGCACACCGTGTATTTTCGATTGCCTATCTGGTTCAGTTGTTTGAGCCTCATTACACCATCGAAAGATTTTCGTACATCGACGATAATGAACAGTTTTTTGAAAATGTAGACTGGCGCACCCAGTCGGCTCAGACTAATTTCGGCTGTGTATACGGGTGTGGTATCTTTGAAATGACCCGCCGAATCGACTAA
- a CDS encoding alpha-1,2-fucosyltransferase, whose product MVISVLLGGLGNQLFQYAFGVRLAHQLQTELRLERHLLESTTLARLRHYTPRQYELDTFSIQPEQASVLDLVSVLARVTVPGMNTVMIRESTTNPDAITKLPNKVQNALCFGYWQSESYFKPVAETLRKQLVFRETPSEITLSMANTILRNPNATFIHIRRGDYVTNPAANQYHGLCDIDYYIRSISYLRERVSDPHFFVFSDDQTWAKRELSALGQTATFVDHNQGADSWQDMYLMRLCRHAIVANSSFSWWGAWLNPETDRTVIAPGQWFPGQPLLSQQVVCPNWHRL is encoded by the coding sequence ATGGTTATCTCAGTTTTGCTAGGCGGGTTAGGCAATCAGTTGTTTCAATATGCATTCGGGGTTCGATTGGCCCATCAGCTCCAGACAGAACTGCGCCTGGAACGGCACCTCTTGGAGAGTACAACACTAGCCAGGCTACGCCATTACACACCAAGACAATACGAACTCGACACCTTTTCGATTCAGCCTGAGCAGGCTTCTGTTCTGGACTTAGTCAGCGTATTAGCGCGAGTAACTGTGCCGGGCATGAACACTGTTATGATTCGGGAGTCGACAACAAACCCGGATGCGATAACGAAATTACCTAACAAAGTCCAAAACGCACTTTGCTTCGGCTATTGGCAGTCCGAATCTTACTTTAAACCAGTAGCCGAAACGCTGAGAAAACAGCTGGTTTTTCGGGAAACACCATCGGAGATTACGTTATCAATGGCAAATACCATTCTTCGGAATCCAAATGCAACCTTTATTCATATCCGTCGGGGCGATTATGTCACAAATCCCGCTGCCAATCAATACCATGGACTCTGCGACATAGACTATTACATTCGCTCGATTAGCTACCTGCGCGAACGAGTCTCAGACCCTCATTTCTTTGTTTTTTCAGACGATCAGACTTGGGCCAAACGGGAACTGAGCGCACTAGGCCAAACGGCTACATTTGTTGATCACAACCAGGGAGCCGATAGTTGGCAGGATATGTATTTGATGCGTTTATGTCGACACGCGATCGTAGCCAATAGCTCGTTTAGCTGGTGGGGTGCCTGGCTCAATCCAGAAACAGATCGGACTGTAATCGCGCCGGGCCAGTGGTTTCCAGGTCAACCCCTATTGAGCCAGCAGGTTGTTTGCCCAAACTGGCATCGCCTGTAA
- a CDS encoding FkbM family methyltransferase yields MKKFLQWLLAPIRITLLQPVYEKLYLFVIYAMNYGGGSFTDDSGEKYVVRYVAKKTVGQPHGTTVFDVGANVGTYARMLINSFGDQVAIHCFEPSHATYQTLKANLPEPNVIKHNLGLSDRPGEMALFTDAEQSGMASVYDRDLHHINVSFAKNEIATFSTVDEFSAAQKIDHIDLLKIDVEGHELAVLKGAAKMIQQGRIRFIQFEFGGTSIDSRTYFRDFWNLLSPTYNLYRIVGNGLRRIDSYTEYLEIFVTVNFLAEHK; encoded by the coding sequence ATGAAGAAGTTTTTACAATGGTTGCTGGCACCTATACGAATTACACTGCTACAACCCGTTTACGAAAAATTATATCTGTTTGTCATTTACGCCATGAATTATGGCGGAGGCTCGTTTACTGACGACAGCGGAGAAAAATATGTTGTCCGTTATGTAGCGAAGAAAACGGTCGGTCAACCCCATGGCACAACAGTCTTTGATGTTGGTGCGAATGTGGGGACGTATGCCCGAATGCTCATAAACAGCTTCGGTGATCAGGTTGCCATCCATTGCTTCGAGCCGTCGCATGCTACTTACCAGACACTCAAAGCCAACCTCCCTGAACCGAATGTGATTAAGCATAATCTGGGTCTAAGCGATCGTCCTGGCGAGATGGCGCTGTTTACAGATGCGGAACAATCGGGGATGGCGTCGGTTTACGATCGTGATTTACACCACATCAATGTTTCATTTGCCAAAAATGAAATAGCGACCTTCAGCACGGTCGATGAATTTTCCGCTGCCCAAAAGATCGACCATATCGATTTACTGAAAATTGACGTGGAAGGTCATGAACTGGCCGTGTTGAAAGGAGCCGCCAAAATGATTCAGCAAGGCCGTATCCGTTTCATTCAATTTGAATTTGGGGGAACCAGCATCGACTCCCGGACCTACTTTCGGGATTTCTGGAATCTGCTTTCGCCAACCTACAACCTATACCGAATTGTTGGCAACGGTCTCCGCCGAATCGATAGCTACACAGAATACCTGGAAATATTTGTGACGGTTAATTTTCTGGCAGAGCATAAATGA
- a CDS encoding glycosyltransferase family 2 protein, producing the protein MTEQIYILIPSFNEGKVIRQTIRSLGDQYHIVVIDDASTDDTANAVRDLPIYYLRHDINLGQGAALQTGMDFALQQGADIVVHFDADGQHNPADIDRFIDVLKTRKVDVVLGSRFMRQEDLLAIPRLRRLLLRVARVINGLLTGLWLSDAHNGFRVLNRNALHAIQLKENRMAHASEILMQIRRCQLHYVECPTHIIYTEYSQVKGQRWQGAVDILIDVFINKYFR; encoded by the coding sequence ATGACTGAGCAGATATATATCCTGATCCCGTCTTTCAATGAAGGTAAAGTTATTCGTCAGACGATTCGATCTTTAGGTGATCAGTATCATATTGTTGTCATTGATGATGCCTCTACCGACGATACCGCTAATGCTGTGCGCGACTTACCTATCTATTACCTCCGGCATGACATCAATCTGGGGCAGGGAGCCGCTTTGCAAACCGGTATGGACTTTGCCCTACAACAGGGAGCTGATATTGTTGTCCATTTTGATGCTGACGGCCAGCATAATCCAGCGGATATAGATCGTTTTATCGACGTACTGAAGACCCGGAAGGTTGATGTTGTGTTAGGCTCCCGGTTTATGCGCCAGGAGGATTTGCTGGCTATACCGCGCTTACGTCGATTGCTTTTACGCGTGGCCCGAGTTATAAATGGGTTACTTACTGGTTTGTGGTTATCCGACGCGCACAACGGTTTCCGGGTCTTGAACCGGAATGCCCTGCATGCTATCCAGCTAAAAGAGAATCGAATGGCACATGCTTCGGAAATCCTGATGCAAATAAGACGGTGTCAGCTTCACTATGTTGAGTGTCCTACTCACATCATTTATACCGAATACTCCCAGGTGAAAGGACAGCGCTGGCAGGGTGCCGTCGATATTTTGATCGATGTATTTATCAATAAATACTTTCGCTAA
- a CDS encoding DUF2304 domain-containing protein gives MNADFQLSFTPIQLLLSLLLLVVAVASLRLFRNRLLYRLFFVAIVVVGILFVSIPELPYYIANRLGVGRGVDLVFYLLFTGFLLLIAVLYRRLLQHDVILTQIIRQNAIKNYSGIKAQLPEKGSTKRRG, from the coding sequence ATGAACGCAGATTTTCAACTCAGTTTTACACCGATTCAGCTACTGCTATCCCTGTTGCTGTTGGTTGTGGCTGTAGCATCGCTCCGGCTTTTCAGGAATCGGTTACTGTATCGGTTGTTTTTTGTGGCAATCGTCGTGGTCGGTATTTTGTTTGTTTCTATACCTGAACTACCCTACTATATTGCTAACCGATTGGGTGTGGGACGCGGTGTCGACCTTGTGTTTTATTTGCTCTTTACGGGTTTTCTACTGTTGATCGCCGTTCTCTACCGGCGGCTGCTTCAGCACGATGTTATTCTGACGCAGATTATCCGGCAGAACGCCATTAAAAATTATAGCGGGATCAAAGCGCAACTGCCGGAAAAGGGCTCAACAAAACGACGAGGATAG
- a CDS encoding glycosyltransferase family 2 protein — MNSSDTPLVSVIMPVYNGEQYLAQAIESILSQSYSRLELLVLDNGSSDNTARIVADYAQRDRRIRPLWEPVPLGYGGEVASNIAARQATGTFIAKLDADDIARPDRLAKQVAFLQANPDVFLVGSNLELIDSHGHITGIRTYPLIHEAIFNEFYLRFPIANPSVMYRNVLKEDLYVIRFSHFNDYYSLFLLINSGLRMQNLPECLTAYRIHNTNTVFTNLRVKWRSNVAIKESFIHDFGYVAPLSQRIKIAAITHIINLLPERILIKSMNKARQLIKA; from the coding sequence ATGAATTCTTCAGACACTCCGCTGGTATCGGTCATTATGCCCGTTTATAACGGTGAGCAGTATTTGGCCCAGGCAATTGAGAGTATCCTGTCGCAATCATATTCGCGGTTGGAACTATTAGTTTTAGATAATGGATCTTCTGACAATACAGCTCGTATTGTTGCCGACTATGCTCAGCGTGACCGGCGAATAAGGCCGCTTTGGGAACCAGTCCCTTTAGGGTATGGGGGTGAAGTAGCCAGTAATATAGCCGCCCGCCAGGCAACCGGCACATTTATTGCCAAGCTTGATGCTGATGATATTGCCCGACCCGATCGTCTGGCAAAACAGGTTGCATTTCTACAGGCCAATCCAGATGTGTTTCTGGTTGGCAGTAATCTGGAGTTGATCGATAGTCATGGACATATCACTGGCATACGTACCTATCCGCTTATACATGAAGCCATTTTTAATGAATTTTATTTACGCTTTCCCATTGCAAATCCCTCAGTGATGTATCGCAATGTCCTGAAAGAAGACTTGTATGTTATTCGTTTTTCACATTTCAATGATTATTACAGCTTATTTCTATTGATAAATAGCGGGTTGCGCATGCAAAATCTGCCCGAGTGTCTGACAGCCTACCGCATTCATAACACCAATACAGTATTTACCAACCTGCGCGTCAAGTGGCGTAGCAATGTAGCAATTAAAGAAAGCTTTATACACGACTTTGGCTATGTAGCCCCGCTGAGCCAGCGGATTAAAATAGCAGCCATTACCCATATAATCAATCTGTTACCTGAACGTATCCTTATCAAATCGATGAATAAGGCCCGTCAGTTGATTAAAGCCTGA
- a CDS encoding DUF7657 domain-containing protein, which yields MSKKRKGPNPVPTTSQVTKPLKPQPANPALSESIVAPQFKHVPDSEQPFELIRFDRRVKWFIGICIGLFVLLTVAKINYSSIGMWNTTMPDGSDARRGIIAGKPKPIRMDEWAILAPFMLSQANQGFPLENPAIGGEKVALVGYFPINHFISFFRPDYWGFYLFDVDHGFAWRWNFILCFGLISVMLSFMLLTRNQFWLSVLGAFWLIFSPGLAWWSFFLLTSIYSGFGMLIASAYMFFSTKTRTILIAGVLFFWCFSMFALTLYPPYQVPLGYLLVFLLVGYTWRHFNKELLVSKLWLKLGVFAVAFAVMGVVFYMYYLDAKSTIDVMSNTVYPGKRSETGGTGFIANWFSEYYAGWLLSDQRFPQTWLNICELSHFITFTPVIAIGTLIYFTRTRKIDPLLAIILGYVLVLLIWIEVGFPAFLAKATLLDVSPTRRTQIPFGIANVVLAILYMSYIHAKKIKVSSSVAALLSVGVIGFMIYAAWLNLEDAQGIYKTYQLFLPTVFFIVLNFLLLPVVNFQYKEIAVVSAVALFTLPNLKINPVGKGMSPITDNALYQKVRELHLKEPKARWVVLGNQYITYLVTATGVNQLSGVKNQPDFKTMHVLDPTAKRDSAYNRYAHSVYNTYIDPAHPDTVIMQNGYEDGYQVALDPCSPKLRQLNVRYIIFDRVPQPVEIRCMKQVAKLGNLEIYRTND from the coding sequence ATGTCAAAGAAAAGGAAAGGCCCTAATCCTGTCCCTACAACCAGTCAGGTAACAAAACCGCTCAAGCCGCAGCCAGCAAATCCTGCTCTATCAGAATCTATTGTTGCCCCTCAATTCAAGCATGTGCCTGATTCTGAGCAACCTTTTGAGTTAATACGATTCGACAGGCGAGTCAAATGGTTCATTGGCATTTGTATTGGGTTATTTGTTCTGCTTACAGTAGCAAAGATTAATTATTCGTCAATTGGCATGTGGAATACGACCATGCCTGATGGTTCTGATGCCCGGCGTGGTATCATAGCTGGTAAGCCCAAGCCCATACGTATGGATGAATGGGCGATTCTGGCGCCCTTTATGTTGTCGCAGGCAAATCAGGGTTTCCCACTTGAAAATCCGGCAATTGGTGGTGAAAAGGTAGCCCTGGTTGGCTATTTCCCAATTAATCACTTTATCTCGTTTTTTAGACCTGATTACTGGGGTTTTTACCTGTTCGATGTTGATCACGGTTTTGCCTGGCGCTGGAATTTTATCCTTTGTTTTGGGCTGATTTCGGTTATGTTGTCTTTTATGCTGCTGACACGCAATCAGTTCTGGCTTTCTGTGTTAGGTGCTTTCTGGTTGATTTTCTCTCCCGGTCTGGCCTGGTGGTCTTTCTTTCTCCTGACCAGTATTTATTCGGGATTTGGTATGTTGATCGCATCGGCCTACATGTTCTTTTCAACAAAGACAAGAACCATCCTGATTGCGGGTGTTTTGTTTTTCTGGTGCTTCTCTATGTTTGCCCTGACGCTGTATCCGCCTTATCAGGTGCCCTTGGGTTATCTGCTGGTCTTTTTGTTGGTCGGTTATACCTGGAGGCATTTCAACAAAGAACTGTTAGTAAGCAAACTTTGGTTGAAACTGGGCGTTTTTGCTGTAGCTTTTGCTGTCATGGGTGTCGTTTTTTACATGTATTATCTGGATGCAAAGTCAACCATCGATGTCATGTCTAATACGGTTTATCCCGGCAAACGTAGTGAAACCGGCGGCACCGGCTTTATTGCTAATTGGTTTTCGGAATATTATGCCGGATGGTTACTCTCTGATCAACGATTTCCGCAAACGTGGCTTAATATCTGTGAATTATCGCACTTCATTACATTCACGCCCGTCATTGCCATAGGTACGCTGATTTACTTTACCCGAACTAGAAAAATTGATCCTCTTCTGGCTATCATTCTGGGGTACGTACTGGTACTGCTAATTTGGATTGAAGTTGGCTTTCCCGCTTTCCTGGCCAAAGCAACCCTGTTGGATGTTAGCCCGACGCGTCGAACGCAAATTCCGTTCGGTATCGCCAACGTAGTGCTGGCTATACTTTACATGAGCTATATTCATGCTAAGAAAATCAAGGTCAGTAGTTCCGTTGCGGCCTTGCTTTCAGTGGGCGTAATTGGCTTTATGATTTATGCCGCCTGGCTGAATCTGGAAGATGCCCAGGGCATTTATAAGACCTATCAATTGTTTTTGCCTACGGTATTTTTCATTGTCCTTAATTTCCTGTTACTGCCAGTCGTTAATTTTCAGTATAAAGAAATTGCTGTGGTGAGTGCAGTGGCTCTATTTACCCTGCCTAATCTGAAGATTAATCCGGTTGGTAAAGGCATGTCGCCGATCACCGATAATGCCCTTTACCAGAAAGTGCGGGAACTGCACCTTAAGGAGCCAAAAGCCCGTTGGGTAGTTCTTGGAAACCAGTATATTACGTACTTAGTTACTGCTACAGGCGTTAATCAGTTAAGCGGAGTGAAGAATCAGCCCGATTTCAAGACTATGCACGTGCTGGATCCAACCGCCAAACGCGACTCTGCCTACAACCGGTATGCGCATTCTGTTTATAACACCTATATCGACCCGGCTCATCCCGATACGGTTATTATGCAGAATGGGTATGAAGATGGCTATCAGGTAGCGCTCGACCCTTGTTCGCCTAAACTTAGACAGCTTAATGTACGCTATATTATTTTCGATCGAGTGCCGCAGCCGGTCGAAATTCGATGCATGAAACAAGTTGCAAAACTGGGCAACCTCGAAATCTACCGTACTAATGACTGA